A genomic segment from Hymenobacter cellulosilyticus encodes:
- a CDS encoding phage integrase SAM-like domain-containing protein, giving the protein MIAKGLGIAWYPELFDEVLGVCLSSLPKGKQPSNYKEVLQRAHAAAGGTQQLLDKLADDYNLIIGQARAKANDIFVEHRLLTGQTKKALTIERFNYSYDTDSSRNDFITWMEAKIHERSRKGKGHRLHIGPTTKKNHTSTLNCLKAFRSAIPFDTIDAKFVDDFHGYLLKTVKAVNTRWGGIKM; this is encoded by the coding sequence ATGATCGCCAAAGGCCTGGGCATTGCCTGGTATCCGGAATTATTTGATGAGGTGCTAGGCGTGTGCCTGAGCAGCCTGCCGAAGGGCAAGCAGCCTTCCAACTATAAGGAGGTGCTGCAGCGGGCCCACGCCGCCGCTGGCGGCACCCAGCAGCTGCTCGATAAGTTGGCCGACGACTACAACCTGATCATCGGCCAGGCCCGGGCGAAGGCCAACGATATTTTCGTGGAGCACCGGCTGCTGACGGGTCAGACGAAGAAGGCCCTGACCATCGAGCGGTTCAACTACAGCTATGATACCGATAGCAGCCGCAACGATTTTATCACCTGGATGGAAGCTAAGATTCACGAGCGGAGCCGCAAGGGCAAGGGCCACCGGCTCCACATCGGCCCCACCACGAAGAAAAATCACACTAGCACGCTCAATTGCCTGAAGGCATTCCGTAGTGCCATCCCCTTCGACACCATTGACGCCAAGTTCGTGGATGATTTCCACGGCTACCTGCTCAAGACCGTGAAGGCGGTCAATACCCGCTGGGGCGGCATAAAGATGTGA
- a CDS encoding recombinase family protein — protein MKAAIYARVSTRDKGQDNENQLRELRAFADRKGYSIYKEYTDQESGGKADRPEFKQLFLDAHQRRFDVVIFWALDRFSREGVVETLNHLQKLSAAGVQFLSFTEQYLDSTGVFKDAIIGILATVAKQERVRQGERSKAGQHRAREKGKLIGRPTVDIEKVVDVKRLKATGMSDRAVSRELCLSPSTVAKYLALTPSSNQ, from the coding sequence ATGAAAGCAGCCATCTACGCCCGCGTGAGTACCCGCGACAAAGGCCAAGACAACGAAAACCAGCTACGTGAGCTGCGTGCCTTCGCGGATCGAAAGGGCTACTCGATATATAAGGAGTATACCGACCAGGAATCTGGCGGCAAAGCTGATCGACCCGAGTTCAAGCAGCTCTTCCTGGATGCTCACCAGCGCCGCTTCGACGTGGTTATCTTCTGGGCTCTGGACCGTTTCAGTCGAGAAGGAGTAGTGGAAACATTGAACCACCTGCAGAAGCTCTCGGCCGCTGGTGTTCAATTTCTATCTTTCACCGAGCAGTACTTGGACAGCACAGGCGTTTTCAAAGATGCCATCATCGGTATTCTTGCTACAGTGGCCAAGCAGGAGCGTGTACGGCAAGGGGAGCGAAGTAAAGCAGGTCAGCATCGAGCCCGTGAGAAAGGCAAGCTTATCGGACGTCCTACAGTAGATATTGAGAAGGTTGTGGACGTTAAGCGTTTGAAGGCAACCGGTATGTCAGATCGAGCCGTTAGTCGAGAGTTATGTTTGTCTCCTAGTACAGTAGCTAAATACCTTGCCTTGACTCCTTCAAGCAATCAATAG
- a CDS encoding RHS repeat domain-containing protein, translating to MEHTNSTIVQEQHQYAFGSPLTGLNYSIGDKRYRHGYQGQYAEKDEETGYDSFELRLYNSRIGRWMAPDPEGQFYSPYVGMGNNPVSGIDPDGGWSGPRPHVGGAAGKFRALSQKAFTRGATSTRALGVAAQGARSAARAQGAGAATNKQNSPPKRNEPSIADNLKRTALVLIINQVSQLDILQNAAEYVFDDFTEGVSELLDCGCPDVTPNPGVNPSNKPILQMSGAARNAAEGRSFADLQKFARDHADDMNAFFKSGEK from the coding sequence GTGGAGCATACCAACAGCACCATTGTGCAGGAGCAGCACCAGTATGCGTTCGGCTCACCACTAACGGGCCTTAATTACAGCATTGGCGACAAGCGCTACCGGCACGGCTATCAGGGGCAGTATGCTGAGAAAGATGAGGAAACAGGTTATGACAGCTTCGAGTTGCGGCTGTATAATAGTCGTATTGGGCGCTGGATGGCTCCAGATCCAGAGGGGCAATTTTATTCTCCTTATGTTGGCATGGGTAACAATCCCGTCTCAGGCATTGATCCTGATGGAGGCTGGTCTGGCCCCCGTCCACATGTTGGAGGAGCTGCCGGAAAGTTTAGAGCACTGAGTCAAAAGGCTTTCACTAGGGGTGCAACTAGCACTAGAGCTTTAGGAGTTGCTGCTCAAGGAGCAAGAAGTGCAGCAAGAGCGCAAGGAGCAGGCGCTGCTACTAATAAGCAGAACTCTCCTCCCAAAAGAAATGAGCCATCAATTGCTGATAACCTAAAGCGTACTGCTTTAGTACTCATAATCAATCAGGTATCTCAACTAGATATTTTACAAAATGCAGCAGAATACGTATTTGATGACTTTACTGAAGGAGTATCCGAACTTTTAGATTGTGGCTGTCCTGATGTAACTCCCAACCCAGGAGTTAACCCCTCTAATAAGCCAATTTTGCAAATGTCAGGCGCTGCCCGCAATGCAGCTGAAGGTAGATCATTTGCAGACCTACAGAAGTTTGCGAGAGATCATGCAGATGACATGAATGCTTTTTTTAAATCAGGGGAAAAGTAA
- a CDS encoding nucleotidyl transferase AbiEii/AbiGii toxin family protein, whose product MITPETFQPEWIEHLGKRHKNIDPSIAEKMILALTLVERLAQEPIPFVFKGGTCLVLLLKKARRFSVDVDIVTEMSPEELEAVLNRIAEHPPFLRVEYDEKRSTKKDGVPRGHYYLYFTPILNQKRSAGYSEPRVALDVLYEVHGYPELRDVPVTSEFLLSDGPPQMVKVPSVESITGDKLTAFAPRTTGILYGKRKEQEIIKQLFDVGVLFDEVQNVEAAAKSFAATVAKELAYRQLPHSPAEVLQDTIQAALLLSQHKINSAKTPDPDGAKELATGIVRFANFLIGTRFNIDIAVVAAAKTAYLAARLVVEDYAALPIYKDQAVADLRITDPQFNFLNKLRSMPEAMFFWQQTVQLLTEHKQLAVLTPSTGASKSVETSKTSTEMSTTINIVTQPDQHLLIARWSGPGIEEDFTHDDRAMLSTAQKTNCWRWLADFRVHGDTTAYNANDFFRTVLPDAKAAERFATGIILRVAVLIRPDFVVLSAGVPDADFQKRRGYTAKTFTDEGEAMQWLIAE is encoded by the coding sequence ATGATTACGCCCGAGACCTTCCAACCCGAATGGATAGAACATCTAGGCAAACGCCACAAGAATATCGACCCAAGCATTGCCGAGAAAATGATACTGGCGTTAACACTGGTTGAACGCTTGGCTCAGGAGCCCATTCCCTTTGTCTTCAAAGGAGGTACCTGCTTGGTTCTGTTACTCAAAAAGGCCCGCCGCTTCTCCGTCGATGTAGACATCGTGACCGAAATGTCGCCCGAGGAATTAGAAGCGGTGCTAAATCGTATTGCGGAACATCCCCCGTTTTTGCGCGTCGAGTACGATGAAAAGCGGAGCACAAAAAAAGACGGCGTACCTCGCGGCCATTATTATTTATACTTCACCCCCATCCTGAACCAAAAACGCTCAGCCGGCTACTCAGAACCGAGAGTAGCCCTTGATGTACTATACGAGGTTCATGGGTACCCAGAGTTACGCGACGTACCGGTCACCTCGGAGTTTTTACTATCCGACGGCCCACCTCAAATGGTGAAAGTGCCCAGTGTCGAGTCCATCACCGGTGACAAGCTCACGGCCTTTGCTCCTCGAACCACCGGTATTTTATATGGCAAGCGCAAGGAGCAAGAGATTATCAAGCAGCTGTTTGACGTAGGCGTACTATTTGATGAAGTGCAGAATGTCGAAGCTGCTGCCAAGTCCTTTGCGGCTACTGTTGCCAAAGAGTTAGCTTACCGTCAGCTACCGCATTCCCCTGCTGAAGTCCTGCAGGATACCATTCAAGCAGCTCTGCTGCTATCTCAGCACAAAATCAATTCAGCTAAAACGCCTGACCCTGATGGCGCCAAGGAGTTGGCAACAGGTATTGTCCGGTTTGCCAATTTCTTAATTGGTACTCGCTTCAACATTGATATTGCAGTCGTCGCGGCGGCAAAAACCGCTTACTTGGCGGCGCGCTTAGTAGTAGAGGATTACGCTGCATTGCCTATCTACAAGGACCAAGCTGTTGCTGACCTGCGCATTACCGACCCGCAATTCAACTTTCTAAATAAGCTGCGCAGTATGCCCGAAGCCATGTTTTTCTGGCAGCAAACCGTGCAGCTACTGACCGAACACAAGCAACTGGCAGTCCTGACTCCATCCACAGGCGCTAGCAAATCAGTTGAAACTTCAAAAACGTCCACCGAAATGAGCACCACCATCAACATCGTCACGCAGCCCGACCAACACTTACTTATTGCTCGTTGGAGTGGTCCAGGAATCGAAGAGGACTTTACCCATGACGACCGTGCTATGCTGAGCACAGCGCAAAAAACCAACTGCTGGCGCTGGTTAGCAGACTTCCGCGTCCACGGCGATACAACGGCATACAACGCTAATGATTTTTTCAGAACGGTATTGCCTGACGCCAAGGCTGCTGAACGGTTTGCCACCGGCATAATCCTCCGGGTAGCCGTGCTCATACGTCCCGACTTCGTCGTCCTTTCCGCCGGGGTTCCAGATGCCGACTTTCAGAAGCGCCGGGGCTACACAGCCAAAACCTTCACAGATGAGGGCGAGGCGATGCAGTGGTTGATTGCTGAGTAA
- a CDS encoding DUF6577 family protein, translating to MEEQEESVPKTLNWLELRNIFAQHPELTRAQVFDFYRRREPEAKQTTLDWRIYELVSRGLLVSLGRGRYTLASTAQKYSSYLPELASTERNIWRALVKELQMPEGCLWSTAWANEFSLHQAARNFLIVEVPRDYVQAVFFALKDRHSHRVFLRPDPEILSYYVAETDKPIIVTAFVRRAPVQQVKRVPVPRLEKMLVDLFSSPNLFAAYQGRELEIIFSNAHRSYALDERTLLSYAQRRHKAPELRRFLRQLPDWPHSINLQ from the coding sequence ATGGAAGAACAAGAAGAAAGTGTCCCCAAAACGCTGAATTGGCTGGAGTTGCGCAACATTTTTGCGCAACATCCAGAGCTGACTCGCGCCCAGGTTTTTGATTTCTATCGGCGCCGCGAGCCTGAAGCCAAGCAGACTACTCTTGATTGGCGCATATATGAGCTGGTGAGCCGCGGCTTGCTCGTATCGCTAGGGCGGGGGCGCTACACGTTGGCCAGCACCGCGCAGAAGTACTCCAGCTACCTGCCTGAGTTGGCCAGCACTGAGCGGAACATATGGCGTGCCCTCGTTAAAGAGCTGCAAATGCCCGAAGGTTGCCTCTGGTCCACCGCTTGGGCCAATGAATTCAGTCTGCACCAGGCCGCCCGCAACTTCCTGATTGTAGAAGTTCCCCGCGACTACGTACAGGCTGTTTTCTTCGCCCTCAAAGACCGGCACTCTCACCGCGTATTTCTGCGTCCCGACCCCGAAATACTTTCTTACTACGTGGCCGAAACCGACAAGCCAATAATTGTCACGGCCTTCGTTAGACGCGCTCCGGTGCAGCAGGTCAAGCGGGTGCCAGTACCCCGCCTGGAAAAGATGCTGGTCGACCTCTTCAGCAGCCCCAATTTATTCGCTGCCTACCAGGGCCGCGAGCTGGAAATCATTTTCAGCAACGCCCACCGCTCCTACGCCCTTGACGAGCGCACCCTTCTAAGCTACGCGCAACGCCGCCACAAGGCCCCCGAGTTGCGCCGCTTTCTCCGCCAGTTACCCGACTGGCCTCACTCAATCAATTTGCAATGA
- a CDS encoding SDR family NAD(P)-dependent oxidoreductase produces MGIGLGLAKAFLAQGAAVAVCGRSREALDHFSRTYPAALAIQADVTQAADRTRLLDRVAERFGRLDVLVNNAGRFIERDFTTGTDPVADLEQEVALNLTAPIQLTSEVLVRWPALTALVFVTSGFALVSPTRAPTYGAVKAGLHGFAEGLRRQLAPKGTHVLELLPTTTDTPGTAHETRKKMTTEEVAAVTLKALARRQPMALPGPMKLLPTLLRIAPRATGRMVANI; encoded by the coding sequence ATGGGGATTGGGCTGGGCCTGGCGAAAGCCTTTCTGGCGCAGGGAGCGGCTGTCGCCGTCTGTGGCCGGTCCCGCGAAGCCCTCGACCACTTTTCACGCACCTACCCGGCGGCACTGGCCATCCAGGCTGATGTGACCCAGGCGGCGGACCGCACCCGCCTGCTCGACCGAGTCGCGGAGCGGTTTGGGCGGCTCGATGTGCTGGTCAACAATGCGGGACGCTTCATCGAACGGGATTTCACGACCGGGACGGACCCGGTCGCCGACCTGGAGCAGGAGGTGGCGCTGAACCTGACGGCCCCTATTCAATTAACCAGCGAAGTCCTCGTGCGCTGGCCCGCCCTGACGGCCCTTGTGTTTGTCACCTCCGGCTTTGCCCTGGTGTCGCCCACGCGTGCGCCGACTTATGGGGCGGTAAAGGCAGGGCTGCATGGCTTTGCCGAGGGGTTGCGCCGGCAGCTGGCGCCCAAGGGCACGCATGTGCTCGAGTTGCTGCCGACCACCACGGACACCCCCGGCACCGCCCACGAAACGCGGAAGAAAATGACGACGGAGGAGGTAGCGGCGGTTACGCTCAAGGCCCTGGCCCGGCGGCAACCGATGGCGTTGCCGGGACCCATGAAGCTGTTGCCCACGCTGCTGCGGATTGCCCCACGGGCGACGGGCCGCATGGTCGCCAACATCTAG
- a CDS encoding OmpH family outer membrane protein, which translates to MRRILFCLFVFLSTACKSGTVYINSNKIIEQYHGATGKKQAFLNQAKIWQANLDSLTAEMQAVKGAQAAAKEQQLLQYREAIQQKAQAEEARVSQEILTEINAYIKQYGKEKGYDFILGATDNGNIVYAAEGKDITEEVLAGLNKQYDQQHTAGK; encoded by the coding sequence ATGAGAAGAATATTATTTTGCCTCTTCGTTTTTTTAAGCACTGCTTGTAAAAGCGGTACGGTATACATAAACTCTAATAAGATAATAGAACAATACCACGGTGCCACTGGTAAAAAGCAAGCTTTCCTGAACCAAGCCAAAATTTGGCAGGCTAATCTGGATTCACTCACGGCGGAAATGCAGGCCGTGAAAGGCGCCCAAGCCGCTGCCAAGGAGCAGCAATTGCTGCAATACCGCGAGGCTATTCAGCAAAAGGCGCAGGCAGAAGAAGCACGGGTTAGTCAGGAAATTCTGACAGAAATCAATGCCTACATCAAGCAGTATGGCAAGGAGAAAGGCTATGACTTCATTCTCGGCGCTACCGATAACGGCAACATTGTGTATGCGGCCGAGGGCAAAGACATTACGGAAGAAGTGCTAGCGGGCCTGAACAAGCAATACGATCAGCAACACACTGCCGGGAAATGA
- a CDS encoding DUF4304 domain-containing protein, giving the protein MDNSLNTKRDLVKLLDSLLAPHGFERRKDDWYRDNGACVSVIGLAKSLYGGQFSISLAFLLKDVEPGLLPFPAFHLCHFRKALQFVVPNPQELKVALDLESPMGSIQRIQLITQAVTEVAVPTILQFNSERGIAQQIATNEDFEPYCELSLKLALERGGYLTREDLKLDL; this is encoded by the coding sequence ATGGACAATAGTTTGAACACCAAACGCGACTTGGTCAAACTGCTTGACTCTCTCTTAGCCCCTCACGGCTTTGAACGCAGAAAAGATGATTGGTATCGCGATAACGGCGCTTGTGTGTCCGTCATCGGCCTTGCAAAATCCTTGTATGGTGGTCAATTTTCGATTTCCCTCGCCTTCCTTCTCAAAGATGTAGAGCCTGGTCTGCTGCCCTTCCCGGCCTTCCATCTGTGTCATTTTCGGAAGGCGTTGCAATTTGTGGTTCCAAATCCGCAGGAGTTAAAAGTCGCGTTGGATTTGGAGAGCCCAATGGGAAGTATCCAGCGCATCCAACTCATTACTCAGGCCGTTACTGAAGTTGCTGTGCCCACGATTTTGCAATTCAATTCCGAACGGGGCATCGCACAGCAAATCGCAACCAACGAGGATTTTGAGCCTTACTGCGAGCTGTCACTAAAACTGGCTCTAGAGCGTGGCGGGTACCTCACTCGGGAGGACCTAAAGTTGGACTTATAG
- a CDS encoding tyrosine-type recombinase/integrase has product MKAYLALAKKDGMRFEPAYDDFDNKTEAGTWKPLKPGELMKLKVYYTQLPVGSVHRRVLQRFLFSCCSSLRLGDLKNLGAAKLEGHELTFQIQKTYDKKLQDMMLPLTKEAISYLEDAQREEGQQGFYNYSDQYSNQYSNRALKAIARQLDIETDLHHHIGRETFATEFIRRKGKVEVLQKLMDHEKIETTMKYVHVDNDMKRDAIRMLDEQNEAPMAVVA; this is encoded by the coding sequence GTGAAAGCCTACCTAGCGCTGGCCAAAAAGGACGGGATGCGCTTCGAGCCCGCCTACGATGACTTCGACAACAAGACGGAGGCTGGCACCTGGAAGCCCCTAAAGCCTGGTGAGCTAATGAAGCTGAAGGTCTACTATACCCAATTGCCGGTCGGTAGCGTGCACCGGCGTGTGCTACAGCGGTTCCTCTTTAGCTGCTGTAGCTCCTTACGATTGGGCGACCTGAAGAACCTGGGCGCCGCCAAGCTCGAAGGCCACGAGCTCACCTTCCAGATTCAGAAGACCTACGACAAGAAGCTGCAGGATATGATGCTGCCGCTCACTAAGGAGGCTATTAGCTACCTGGAAGATGCCCAGCGCGAGGAAGGCCAGCAGGGCTTTTACAATTACTCGGACCAATACTCAAACCAATACTCAAACCGCGCTCTTAAGGCTATTGCCCGCCAACTCGATATCGAAACAGACCTGCACCACCACATCGGGCGGGAAACCTTCGCTACCGAGTTCATCCGACGCAAGGGCAAAGTCGAAGTGCTCCAAAAGCTGATGGACCACGAGAAGATTGAAACCACCATGAAATACGTGCACGTGGACAACGACATGAAGCGCGACGCCATCCGGATGCTGGATGAGCAGAACGAAGCGCCGATGGCCGTAGTGGCCTGA
- a CDS encoding SMI1/KNR4 family protein gives MSQLLSFQKSLWKEEGIINSEKASEDDISIFNNNNDVLMPYELSSYFKEINGTSGDYDNKFFCFYSINNFKNIEDKFKEWDDETSFKKLSLYMANSKKYYVFADYQCHLIAYAVLIDKNQPDKNPVIAICGDTYKEISPTFMEFLKMYINDDEKIYLN, from the coding sequence ATGAGTCAATTATTAAGTTTTCAGAAATCTCTTTGGAAAGAAGAGGGTATCATAAACTCAGAAAAAGCTTCTGAGGATGATATCAGTATTTTTAATAATAACAATGATGTTCTTATGCCATATGAGTTGAGTTCGTATTTCAAAGAAATAAATGGAACAAGTGGTGATTATGATAATAAATTCTTTTGCTTTTATTCTATTAATAATTTCAAAAACATTGAAGACAAGTTTAAAGAATGGGATGATGAAACGTCATTTAAAAAACTAAGCCTTTATATGGCAAATTCAAAAAAATATTACGTATTCGCAGATTATCAATGCCATCTTATTGCATATGCAGTACTAATTGACAAAAACCAACCAGATAAAAATCCTGTAATAGCCATATGCGGAGATACTTATAAAGAAATATCACCAACATTTATGGAATTTTTAAAAATGTATATTAATGACGATGAAAAAATTTATTTGAACTAA
- a CDS encoding Crp/Fnr family transcriptional regulator translates to MENLRKAFGFGGVLHADEITQVTDPFRAQSLRAGEHFFAPGDSPNQLGFVSAGVCRLYLVGREPEQEATRCFIRPHQFILDLESFHSNRPSQVGIQALTACELLVLDKRTWQQLLVEVPKLFILSKLLTEVALLNNLKDSDFLLFGTARQKYEEFVKRYPDLALCVPQHYIASYLGITPSR, encoded by the coding sequence ATGGAAAATCTACGCAAGGCCTTCGGGTTCGGCGGCGTGTTGCACGCTGATGAAATTACCCAGGTAACCGACCCGTTTAGGGCGCAGTCGCTACGGGCAGGCGAGCATTTCTTTGCCCCCGGCGACTCCCCCAACCAGTTGGGCTTTGTCAGCGCCGGGGTGTGTCGGCTTTACCTCGTGGGCCGAGAGCCTGAGCAAGAGGCGACCCGGTGCTTCATTCGGCCCCACCAGTTCATCTTGGATTTAGAAAGCTTTCATAGCAACCGGCCCAGCCAGGTAGGTATTCAGGCCCTGACGGCATGCGAGCTGCTGGTGCTGGACAAGCGCACTTGGCAGCAACTCCTAGTAGAAGTTCCCAAACTCTTCATTCTGAGCAAGCTGCTGACGGAGGTAGCGCTGCTCAACAACCTAAAAGACAGCGACTTTCTGCTATTTGGAACGGCCAGGCAAAAATACGAGGAGTTCGTCAAGCGCTACCCCGACCTCGCCTTGTGCGTGCCGCAACACTACATCGCCTCGTATTTAGGCATTACCCCCAGTCGCTAA
- a CDS encoding HD domain-containing protein yields the protein MVKYLEELLHEKTKDSQSSILFAQWSYDKKIIPTALQAVANLFPHYSLHDESHSVTIINNIVRILGKENLTKLSSIDIWLILEAAYWHDLGMVVSGEKLVETMSSKEFIQFMTELINDKKNSLHDFAVKFEVVDGKIKVKNTVYNLELNDSIKFILAEFFRRKHAERSSEIVSNPIAELPIVSPRGVIPERIIRILGDICSSHTKDFSQVMSLSFNEVGIDIENAHPRFVACLLRIGDLLDLDNNRFSEVMLRTLTKVPIDTLNHKAKHLAITSFRVDREKIEITANCEDYDIANITQHWLNYLNSEISSQMINWNDIVPDKSFGYLPTIGALKVNLLNYDLIDGKNKPKFSVDTDKALDLLRGAGIYDGAYQSIREVLQNSVDSSLIRVWLEHKGKADFSSPLSASFKAIVLNYPIVVTIEKLGIENGYTSWKIDIEDKGIGISKNDLKFLMNTGSSSKNYAKINIVNEMPVWMKPSGTFGIGFQSIFMITDQVVISTKSYFDENRQVIELNSPSSKKDGDVLIKKESTSHFDKPGAKISIVHKTKAIPSRYSVKFDHRHASSIAENFDPFVHESLDIEIGKIIDEVISFSDKAYLPVQLIVEGDRLDDIKEVNSFEFYDSSTNTEISVFNNNARRYHSLISYYKGQVFENGINDLLFLRFEINIHKDNAYDVLTLNRNKIKDEYYPILKKDLLSSSFKLITTIYNDIEDNNSKIDASMYLHFYANDKMKKKYDLSKYDDWRNYKVEVDGEVMLYGDLFDSIKVLKIVTGMNKDPEKEFFALSDHELTIHIVGDSYANSLYTHFFVNQVSKAFQEINTSITEDGRRMLVLYRDHANRELMNLDGVKRVIRRREIYGSRTTVPCPSDFFELRLKEKSHIPYLGHYRIDHNALQLATYPEMVFPYVLERKGKYKYQYVKSINEKLYNWIYENRFDKSTSKEQIINAYDRFCSQIDIDEINRQIRKTDGEE from the coding sequence ATGGTCAAGTACCTCGAAGAGCTTCTTCACGAAAAAACCAAGGATAGCCAAAGCTCAATACTTTTTGCCCAATGGAGCTACGATAAAAAAATCATTCCTACTGCTTTGCAAGCAGTGGCAAACCTGTTTCCACATTATAGTCTACATGATGAGTCGCATTCAGTAACTATTATCAACAATATAGTCCGAATACTAGGGAAAGAAAACTTAACGAAGCTTTCCTCCATCGATATATGGCTTATTTTAGAAGCAGCCTATTGGCATGATTTGGGGATGGTTGTCTCAGGTGAGAAACTAGTTGAAACTATGAGTTCTAAAGAATTTATTCAATTTATGACAGAATTGATAAATGATAAAAAGAATTCATTACATGATTTTGCTGTAAAGTTTGAAGTAGTGGATGGGAAAATCAAGGTTAAAAACACAGTGTATAATCTTGAGCTAAATGATAGTATTAAGTTTATTCTTGCAGAATTTTTTAGACGAAAGCATGCTGAAAGGTCCAGTGAGATAGTTTCAAATCCAATTGCTGAATTGCCAATTGTGTCTCCTAGAGGAGTGATTCCTGAACGAATAATTAGGATCTTGGGAGACATATGCTCAAGTCATACGAAAGATTTTAGTCAGGTAATGTCTTTGTCTTTCAATGAAGTTGGAATTGATATTGAAAATGCTCATCCTAGATTCGTGGCTTGTTTGCTAAGGATTGGTGATCTGCTAGATTTAGATAATAATAGATTTTCTGAAGTTATGCTACGGACTTTAACTAAAGTTCCGATTGATACTTTGAACCACAAGGCAAAACATCTTGCTATAACTTCATTTCGCGTTGATAGAGAAAAGATTGAAATAACTGCTAATTGCGAAGATTACGATATTGCCAATATAACTCAGCATTGGCTTAATTATCTTAATTCTGAAATCAGCTCTCAAATGATAAATTGGAACGATATTGTTCCAGATAAAAGTTTTGGATATTTGCCTACGATAGGGGCATTGAAAGTTAATCTTTTGAACTATGATTTAATAGATGGAAAAAACAAACCTAAATTTTCAGTTGATACTGACAAGGCATTAGATTTGCTTAGAGGTGCAGGAATTTATGACGGCGCTTATCAGTCTATTAGAGAAGTGCTTCAAAACTCCGTGGATTCCTCTTTAATAAGAGTGTGGCTAGAGCATAAAGGAAAAGCCGACTTTAGTTCTCCACTTAGTGCAAGCTTTAAGGCTATTGTTTTAAATTATCCTATAGTAGTAACTATTGAAAAGCTGGGTATTGAAAATGGATACACAAGTTGGAAGATTGATATTGAAGATAAGGGAATAGGTATATCGAAAAATGATTTGAAATTCCTGATGAATACGGGGAGTTCTTCTAAGAATTATGCAAAAATAAATATCGTGAATGAAATGCCTGTTTGGATGAAACCATCGGGGACATTTGGTATCGGTTTTCAAAGCATATTCATGATTACCGATCAAGTTGTTATTTCGACAAAAAGTTATTTTGATGAAAATCGACAGGTAATAGAGCTGAACAGCCCAAGCTCGAAGAAGGATGGTGATGTCCTTATTAAAAAGGAAAGCACTTCTCATTTTGACAAGCCAGGTGCAAAAATTTCCATCGTGCATAAGACGAAGGCAATACCAAGTAGATATAGTGTAAAGTTTGATCATCGTCATGCCAGTAGTATAGCTGAAAATTTCGATCCTTTCGTACATGAGTCACTAGATATTGAGATAGGGAAGATAATCGACGAGGTAATTTCGTTTTCTGATAAAGCTTATCTCCCAGTGCAATTAATTGTAGAAGGTGACCGGTTAGACGATATTAAGGAAGTTAATAGCTTTGAATTCTACGATAGTTCAACAAATACAGAGATTAGTGTTTTTAATAATAATGCACGCAGATACCACAGTTTGATTTCCTATTACAAGGGGCAAGTGTTTGAAAATGGTATTAATGATTTATTGTTCTTGAGGTTTGAGATAAACATCCATAAGGATAATGCATACGATGTTTTAACGCTTAATAGAAATAAAATTAAAGATGAATATTACCCAATTCTTAAAAAAGATCTTTTAAGTTCTTCGTTTAAACTTATTACTACAATCTATAATGACATTGAAGATAATAATAGTAAAATAGATGCGAGTATGTATTTGCATTTTTATGCAAATGACAAAATGAAGAAAAAGTACGACCTGTCAAAATATGATGATTGGAGGAATTATAAAGTTGAAGTTGATGGTGAAGTGATGTTGTATGGTGATTTATTTGATTCAATCAAGGTGTTAAAAATTGTTACAGGTATGAATAAGGATCCAGAAAAAGAGTTCTTTGCATTGTCCGATCACGAGTTGACAATACATATTGTTGGTGATTCATATGCGAATAGTTTATACACACATTTTTTTGTAAATCAGGTTTCAAAAGCATTTCAAGAAATAAATACTAGTATAACTGAGGATGGCAGGCGTATGCTGGTCTTATATCGAGATCACGCTAATAGAGAATTAATGAATCTGGATGGTGTTAAGAGAGTAATTCGTAGACGAGAGATCTATGGTTCACGAACAACTGTTCCTTGTCCTAGCGATTTTTTTGAACTCCGTTTAAAGGAAAAATCTCATATTCCTTATTTGGGGCACTATAGAATTGATCATAATGCTCTGCAACTCGCAACTTACCCTGAAATGGTTTTTCCATATGTGCTTGAAAGAAAGGGGAAGTATAAGTACCAGTATGTTAAATCTATTAATGAGAAGCTGTATAATTGGATTTATGAAAACAGGTTTGATAAAAGCACTTCCAAAGAACAAATAATTAATGCATATGATAGATTTTGTAGTCAAATAGATATTGATGAAATCAATCGTCAAATAAGGAAGACTGATGGTGAAGAATAA